In Zingiber officinale cultivar Zhangliang chromosome 1A, Zo_v1.1, whole genome shotgun sequence, a genomic segment contains:
- the LOC122027133 gene encoding galactose mutarotase-like, translating to MAAEIYELSNGAITVKVSNFGATITSLLVPDANGNVADVVLGFDTIEPYQKGASPYFGCIVGRVANRIKEGKFALNGVEHSLFINNGPNSLHGGKTGFDKVLGEVAEYNKNNQFPSITLKYHSKDGEEGYPGDLSVTAKYSLPSNTSLKLEMEAVPASKATPVSLAQHTYWNLAGHNSGNVLDHSIQIWGSHITPVDDNQIPTGNIKPVSGTPFDFTAETEIGSRILQVPGGYDHNYKLDHGEEKSGLKHAARVKDPSSMRVLDLWTDAPGMQFYTGNFLDGVVGKGGAVYGKQAGLCLETQGFPNAINQLNFPSVVVQPGEKYKHTMVFEFSSN from the exons ATGGCAGCGGAGATATACGAACTCAGCAACGGCGCCATCACCGTCAAAGTATCCAACTTTGGCGCCACCATCACATCGCTCCTCGTCCCTGATGCCAACG GGAATGTCGCCGATGTAGTACTCGGTTTCGATACCATCGAGCCGTATCAG AAAGGCGCTTCTCCTTACTTTGGATGCATTGTTGGGCGGGTAGCAAACAGAATTAAAGAAGGAAAGTTTGCTCTCAACGGCGTTGAACATTCCTTGTTTATCAACAATGGACCGAACAGCCTTCATG GTGGGAAGACAGGTTTTGATAAGGTGCTAGGGGAGGTTGCTGAATATAACAAGAATAATCAGTTCCCTTCAATCACCTTGAAGTATCACAGCAAGGATGGTGAGGAAG GCTACCCTGGAGATCTCTCTGTCACTGCCAAGTACTCCCTCCCTTCGAACACATCGCTGAAGCTTGAAATGGAAGCTGTTCCTGCTAGCAAAGCCACTCCTGTCAGTCTTGCTCAACACACTTACTGGAATCTTGCCGGGCACAACTCTGGCAATGTCCTTGATCACTCGATCCAGATATGGGGATCTCATATCACTCCCGTCGATGACAACCAAATCCCTACCGGCAATATCAAACCAGTCAGTGGCACCCCCTTCGATTTCACAGCAGAAACCGAGATAGGCAGCAGAATCCTTCAAGTACCTGGCGGTTATGATCACAACTACAAACTGGACCATGGAGAAGAGAAATCTGGCTTGAAGCACGCAGCTAGAGTGAAGGATCCTTCGAGCATGAGGGTGCTTGACTTGTGGACCGATGCGCCTGGCATGCAGTTCTACACCGGCAACTTTCTCGACGGTGTTGTGGGAAAGGGTGGGGCAGTGTATGGCAAGCAAGCAGGACTGTGCCTGGAGACGCAGGGGTTCCCGAATGCCATCAACCAACTGAATTTTCCATCTGTTGTGGTGCAACCCGGAGAGAAGTACAAGCACACCATGGTGTTTGAGTTTTCGAGCAACTGA